A genome region from Nocardia sp. NBC_00565 includes the following:
- a CDS encoding trypsin-like peptidase domain-containing protein codes for MTTESTNSGPSESRPSAGDTTDSAASRGTLGSPTPPAASPLRPSDAPVLGPRPVYRPHVDSHTTHAFRRPSGQAGSFSEQPKSATGAGAPQVGPELHNSPPDAVLAEAFGRPAGSTDLLQRDPDATDQPAPVAGPADPWRDPDAAARLGAPAVPTPRPAPLPQAQKLSAREVLFGSRVAPKALALLAVVALAVGVLGGLVGRLTAEATSPLTSRKVALEQSGDIERPHGLIAKVANAVLPAVVSIRVTVGDNGATGSGVVIDGAGYIATNNHVISMAAQDKSNRAAIQVTFSDGSRVPANIVGRDPKTDLAVLKVDVKNLTVANLGKSKDVQVGDDVLAIGSPLGLSKTVTSGIVSALHRPVALSGEGSDTKAVIDAVQTDASINPGNSGGALVDMEGRVVGINTAIRSETGGSVGLGFAIPVDMVTSIAQTLIRDGQVHHPKIGLSARTKQVANDVMSGAAVADVEPGGPAAKAGIVENDVIVKIGDREVTGPDELVVAVQQRKIGETVNVQLIRDGRQVDVPVTLESD; via the coding sequence GTGACCACCGAATCGACGAATTCCGGGCCGTCGGAATCGCGGCCCTCCGCAGGCGATACCACCGATTCGGCGGCCAGCAGGGGGACGCTGGGTTCACCCACCCCGCCGGCTGCCAGCCCACTGAGGCCGTCGGACGCACCCGTACTCGGACCGCGACCGGTCTATCGGCCCCATGTCGACAGTCACACCACCCATGCCTTCCGCCGCCCCTCCGGACAGGCCGGCTCGTTCTCCGAACAACCGAAGTCCGCGACCGGTGCCGGCGCCCCGCAGGTCGGCCCGGAACTGCACAACAGCCCCCCCGACGCCGTCCTGGCCGAGGCCTTCGGACGCCCGGCGGGCTCCACCGATCTCCTGCAGCGTGATCCCGACGCCACCGACCAACCCGCACCGGTCGCCGGTCCGGCCGATCCGTGGCGCGATCCCGACGCCGCCGCGCGCCTCGGCGCACCCGCTGTGCCGACGCCCCGGCCCGCGCCGCTGCCGCAGGCACAAAAGCTCTCGGCCAGGGAGGTGCTGTTCGGCTCCCGGGTCGCGCCCAAGGCCCTGGCCCTGCTCGCCGTCGTCGCACTGGCCGTTGGCGTGCTCGGCGGTCTGGTCGGCCGGTTGACCGCGGAGGCGACCTCGCCGCTGACCTCGCGCAAGGTCGCGCTGGAGCAGAGCGGCGATATCGAGCGCCCGCACGGTCTGATCGCCAAGGTCGCCAATGCGGTGCTGCCCGCGGTGGTGTCGATCCGGGTCACGGTCGGCGATAACGGCGCGACCGGTTCCGGTGTCGTAATAGACGGCGCGGGCTACATCGCGACCAACAACCACGTGATTTCGATGGCGGCACAGGACAAGTCGAACCGGGCCGCCATCCAGGTGACCTTCTCCGACGGCAGCCGGGTGCCCGCGAATATCGTCGGGCGCGATCCGAAGACCGATCTGGCGGTGCTGAAGGTCGATGTGAAGAATCTCACTGTCGCGAATCTGGGCAAGTCCAAGGACGTCCAGGTGGGTGACGACGTGCTGGCGATCGGTTCGCCGCTCGGCCTGAGCAAGACCGTCACCTCCGGCATCGTCAGCGCGCTGCACCGTCCGGTGGCGCTGTCCGGCGAGGGCAGCGATACCAAGGCCGTCATCGACGCGGTGCAGACCGACGCCTCGATCAACCCGGGTAACTCCGGTGGTGCGCTGGTCGACATGGAGGGCCGGGTCGTCGGCATCAATACCGCGATCCGCAGTGAGACCGGCGGTTCGGTCGGGCTCGGCTTCGCGATTCCGGTCGATATGGTGACCTCGATCGCGCAGACCCTGATCCGCGACGGTCAGGTGCACCACCCCAAGATCGGTCTGAGCGCCCGCACCAAGCAGGTAGCCAACGATGTGATGAGTGGCGCCGCGGTGGCCGACGTGGAACCCGGCGGTCCGGCGGCCAAGGCCGGGATCGTCGAGAACGACGTCATCGTGAAGATCGGCGATCGCGAGGTGACCGGTCCGGATGAGCTGGTGGTGGCCGTGCAGCAGCGCAAGATCGGCGAGACGGTGAACGTGCAGTTGATCCGCGATGGCAGGCAGGTCGACGTGCCGGTCACGCTGGAATCGGACTGA
- a CDS encoding O-methyltransferase, giving the protein MASNLERNLSYVEESVVEDEVLVNARERATELGAVPVPPSVGALLSMYAQLLGARAVVEVGTGAGISGLWLLDGMREDGTLTTIDSEPEHQRAAKEAFRTAEIPTARTRLINGRALDVLPRLADGAYDLVFIDAAPLEHPQYVMQAVRLLRAGGAILLHNALLGGRVPDPAQRDPATQAVRAATRAIAEDPELTSVLIPVGDGLLCASRG; this is encoded by the coding sequence GTGGCATCGAACCTGGAGCGAAATCTCTCCTACGTGGAAGAATCCGTCGTGGAAGACGAGGTTCTCGTCAACGCGCGTGAGCGGGCCACTGAACTCGGTGCGGTACCCGTACCACCCTCGGTCGGTGCGTTGCTGAGCATGTATGCCCAGCTCCTCGGCGCGCGAGCGGTGGTCGAGGTGGGGACGGGCGCGGGGATCAGCGGACTGTGGCTACTGGATGGCATGCGCGAAGACGGAACCCTGACCACCATCGATTCCGAGCCGGAGCATCAGCGCGCGGCCAAGGAGGCGTTCCGCACCGCGGAGATCCCGACCGCACGCACCCGGCTGATCAACGGCCGTGCCCTCGATGTACTGCCTCGGCTCGCCGATGGCGCCTACGACCTGGTCTTCATCGATGCCGCCCCGCTCGAGCATCCGCAGTACGTCATGCAGGCCGTGCGATTGCTGCGCGCGGGCGGCGCGATCCTGCTGCACAACGCCCTGCTCGGCGGTCGCGTTCCGGACCCGGCCCAGCGCGATCCGGCGACCCAAGCCGTGCGGGCCGCCACCAGGGCCATCGCCGAGGATCCCGAACTCACCAGCGTGCTGATCCCGGTCGGCGACGGTTTGCTCTGCGCCTCGCGCGGCTAG
- the sigE gene encoding RNA polymerase sigma factor SigE has product MEADMNDDVIDVELTGTAAFDATGDRSAMPSWDELVREHADRVYRLAYRLSGDAQDADDLTQETFIRVFRSLSNYQPGTFEGWLHRITTNLFLDMVRRRNRIRMEALPEDYDRVPAEGPSPEQAYHDARLDPDLQSALDSLAPEFRAAVVLCDIEGLSYEEIGATLGVKLGTVRSRIHRGRQALRDYLAHNGVEQRFAADANIG; this is encoded by the coding sequence ATGGAGGCTGATATGAATGACGATGTCATCGATGTCGAGCTGACCGGCACCGCGGCTTTCGACGCCACGGGCGACCGTTCGGCGATGCCCTCCTGGGACGAATTGGTCCGCGAACATGCCGACCGGGTGTACCGGCTGGCCTACCGTCTTTCCGGCGACGCGCAGGACGCCGATGATCTGACTCAGGAAACCTTCATCCGGGTATTCCGCTCGCTGTCGAATTACCAGCCGGGCACATTCGAGGGCTGGCTGCACCGCATCACCACGAACCTGTTCCTGGACATGGTGCGCCGGCGCAACCGGATCCGGATGGAGGCGCTGCCCGAGGACTACGACCGGGTACCCGCCGAGGGACCGAGCCCGGAGCAGGCCTACCACGACGCCCGGCTGGATCCGGACCTGCAGTCCGCGCTGGATTCGCTGGCACCGGAGTTCCGCGCCGCGGTCGTGCTCTGTGACATCGAGGGTTTGTCCTATGAGGAGATCGGTGCGACGCTCGGGGTCAAACTCGGCACCGTGCGCAGCCGCATCCACCGCGGCCGTCAGGCGCTGCGCGACTACCTTGCGCATAATGGAGTTGAGCAGCGGTTCGCCGCTGACGCGAACATAGGGTGA